A single region of the Changchengzhania lutea genome encodes:
- a CDS encoding glutaminyl-peptide cyclotransferase: MAAFKHLTIIILSSILISCGSNSGKKNADFKIITNAEKGDIAIDGTLKLSIQNKKNHTIDSIVYTLDGKVLAAETPLLNFKLGKQSIIAKVFYNNEQQTASTNITILNDETPKIFTYRIINEYPHDITSYTQGIEFFNDTLYESTGQYKESKLRKINYHTGEVLKNINLANEYFGEGLTILNNKVYQLTWQKGTGFVYDVNTFDKLSSFKYGNSKEGWGLCNNGTVIFKSDGTEKIWLLNPETLIEEEFIQVYTNKGKIVGINEMEYLDGKIYANRYQKDGVAIINPKNGAVIGVVDFSPLKKRVTQHDGLDVLNGIAYNPTTKTMFVTGKRWDKLFEVEIIEK; this comes from the coding sequence ATGGCTGCATTCAAACATCTCACAATCATAATTTTAAGTAGTATTCTAATATCCTGTGGTTCAAATTCAGGAAAAAAGAATGCGGATTTTAAGATTATCACAAATGCTGAAAAAGGAGATATCGCTATTGATGGGACTTTAAAACTTTCTATTCAAAATAAAAAAAACCATACAATAGATTCTATTGTATACACTTTGGACGGTAAAGTCTTAGCTGCGGAAACGCCACTGCTAAACTTTAAATTAGGTAAGCAAAGTATTATTGCCAAGGTGTTTTATAATAACGAACAGCAAACGGCTTCAACAAACATTACTATTTTGAACGATGAGACTCCGAAAATTTTTACTTACCGTATTATTAACGAATACCCACACGATATAACATCGTACACACAAGGCATTGAGTTTTTTAACGATACGCTCTATGAAAGTACTGGGCAATATAAAGAATCGAAACTCAGAAAGATAAACTACCACACCGGTGAGGTTTTAAAAAATATTAATTTGGCAAATGAATACTTTGGAGAAGGATTAACCATTCTCAATAATAAAGTATATCAGCTTACATGGCAAAAAGGAACTGGTTTTGTTTATGATGTGAACACCTTCGATAAGCTAAGCAGCTTTAAATATGGTAACAGTAAAGAAGGCTGGGGCTTGTGTAATAATGGTACTGTTATTTTTAAAAGTGATGGCACCGAGAAGATTTGGTTGTTAAACCCTGAAACATTAATAGAAGAAGAGTTTATACAGGTTTATACCAATAAGGGTAAAATAGTTGGCATTAATGAAATGGAATATCTCGATGGAAAAATTTATGCCAACCGTTACCAAAAAGATGGTGTTGCCATTATAAACCCAAAAAATGGTGCCGTGATTGGCGTGGTCGATTTTTCGCCACTAAAGAAACGCGTTACCCAACATGATGGTTTAGATGTATTAAACGGTATTGCCTATAACCCTACCACCAAAACGATGTTTGTAACCGGTAAACGCTGGGACAAACTATTTGAGGTAGAAATTATAGAAAAATAA
- a CDS encoding SDR family oxidoreductase, with translation MSKVVLITGGSSGIGKSIGEFLLGKNFKVYGTSRDPDNYKDSLFPILKLDVKNNETIKNTVRSIIEAEGRLDVVINNAGAGITGPIEEIPEEEIKANFNTNFFGPINVIKAVLPQMRLQNSGLIINVTSIAGYMGLPYRGIYSASKGALELLTEAFRMELKAFNIHMTNVAPGDFATNIAAGRFHAPVYDDSPYRKPYGKTLELMNTHVESGSDPDIMAKAVYKIITTKNPKGHYKVGEFMQKFSIVLKRILPDKVYEKMLMMHYKL, from the coding sequence ATGTCAAAAGTTGTTTTAATCACTGGCGGATCTTCTGGAATTGGAAAATCAATTGGTGAGTTTTTATTGGGCAAAAATTTCAAAGTTTATGGAACCAGCAGAGATCCAGACAACTACAAAGACAGCCTTTTTCCTATTTTAAAGTTGGATGTAAAAAATAATGAAACCATTAAAAATACAGTAAGAAGTATTATAGAAGCAGAAGGTAGGCTTGATGTGGTGATTAATAATGCTGGAGCTGGTATTACAGGGCCTATAGAGGAAATACCCGAAGAAGAAATAAAAGCGAATTTTAATACTAATTTTTTCGGCCCTATAAATGTGATTAAAGCCGTGTTGCCACAAATGCGACTTCAAAATTCCGGACTTATTATCAATGTAACTTCCATAGCCGGCTATATGGGCTTACCTTATCGTGGTATTTATAGTGCGAGCAAAGGTGCCTTAGAATTATTGACAGAGGCCTTTAGAATGGAGCTGAAAGCATTCAATATTCATATGACTAATGTTGCCCCTGGTGATTTTGCTACCAATATAGCGGCTGGAAGATTTCATGCCCCTGTATATGATGATTCACCATATAGAAAGCCTTACGGAAAAACTTTAGAGCTCATGAATACCCACGTTGAAAGTGGGAGCGATCCGGATATTATGGCCAAAGCAGTGTATAAAATTATCACTACCAAAAATCCTAAAGGACATTATAAAGTAGGGGAGTTTATGCAGAAATTTTCAATAGTCCTAAAACGGATACTGCCAGATAAGGTTTATGAAAAAATGTTAATGATGCATTATAAGTTGTAG